Proteins encoded together in one Salarchaeum sp. JOR-1 window:
- a CDS encoding AAA domain-containing protein has product MTPAFDEWRVTDATLFQGALNDVYRPINVALAAQNAMQALGIRAPSGGAYVVPLFDGDDATLTDEYVLFRPEKEQVGWYDTSFGISGRERFVDCADAAGTEIGHRVQFWLRDDITPSDVSLSDDDRPPGELAPAEPYAVDESAVVDDLRAFVRTEKHAERSGARRAYRELGLDESIRRGETAGPFAFVGTTRDEMGDVAFTLQHVGDDTSLRRDAGLYPGNRCLLDARGGPSWLPLDAEAVSVETPHVTFRPLNPGIDDETLEHGLNETDAWLTTLLNPVPFQRRLDAIDAVAADDAKRELLAGTRPLGFTVNEHADYDPTPSLNDYQRRALVWADAAEDAVCIHGPPGTGKTRTLTAYVRYAATQGQRVLVAAHSNQAVDNLLVGDSTLHSPDPDSLHALSDDAGLSLARAGGNTKNAVVASEYANEPLEGADVVAATTSAAAAFDRNRFDVGVVDEATQASRSATAIVLECARKLVLAGDHKQLPPYSASEHDTDADAHASLFEFLLERYGDDLAVPLREQYRMHADIAAFPNGEFYDGLLETTDREESWTIGDLPPLRGVDVTGPERRDVAGNSYDNPAEADAVVEEVERLRANGLSSEGVGVIAAYTGQVRLLRQRLGDAGFSDVTVDTIDSFQGGEREAVVVSFVRSNDEHASGFLELPSEGPRRLNVALTRARKRLVLVGDWETLGTVATHRTPAESCADVYARLADHLGV; this is encoded by the coding sequence ATGACGCCAGCGTTCGACGAGTGGCGAGTGACCGACGCGACGCTGTTCCAGGGGGCGCTGAACGACGTGTACCGCCCGATAAACGTGGCTCTCGCCGCGCAGAACGCGATGCAGGCGCTCGGGATTCGCGCGCCGAGCGGTGGCGCGTACGTCGTCCCGCTGTTCGACGGCGACGACGCGACGCTAACGGACGAGTACGTGCTGTTTCGGCCGGAGAAAGAGCAGGTAGGGTGGTACGACACGTCGTTCGGCATCAGCGGACGGGAGCGCTTCGTGGACTGTGCGGACGCCGCCGGCACGGAGATCGGGCATCGCGTCCAGTTCTGGCTGCGCGACGACATCACGCCGTCGGACGTGTCGCTCTCCGACGACGACCGTCCGCCGGGCGAGCTCGCGCCCGCGGAACCGTACGCGGTGGACGAATCGGCCGTGGTGGACGACCTCCGTGCGTTCGTGCGAACGGAGAAGCACGCCGAGCGCTCGGGCGCACGGCGGGCGTACCGCGAACTGGGGCTCGACGAGTCGATCCGACGCGGGGAGACTGCGGGGCCGTTCGCGTTCGTCGGGACGACCCGCGACGAGATGGGAGACGTGGCGTTCACGCTCCAGCACGTCGGCGATGACACGTCGCTGCGTCGGGACGCGGGCCTGTACCCCGGGAACCGCTGTCTTCTGGACGCGCGCGGCGGGCCGTCGTGGCTGCCGCTTGACGCGGAAGCCGTTTCGGTGGAGACACCGCACGTCACGTTCCGCCCGCTCAACCCCGGAATCGACGACGAGACGCTCGAACACGGCCTGAACGAGACCGACGCGTGGCTCACAACCCTCCTGAATCCGGTGCCGTTCCAGCGACGGTTGGACGCTATCGACGCGGTCGCCGCGGACGACGCGAAGCGCGAACTGCTCGCCGGCACGCGGCCGCTCGGATTCACCGTGAACGAGCACGCGGACTACGACCCGACGCCGAGCCTGAACGACTATCAGCGGCGCGCGCTCGTCTGGGCGGACGCCGCCGAGGACGCCGTCTGCATCCACGGACCGCCCGGAACGGGGAAGACCCGGACGCTCACGGCGTACGTTCGCTACGCCGCGACGCAGGGTCAGCGCGTGCTCGTCGCCGCGCACTCGAATCAGGCCGTTGATAACCTCCTCGTCGGGGACAGCACCCTCCACAGCCCCGACCCCGACTCGCTCCACGCGCTCTCGGACGACGCCGGCCTCTCCCTGGCTCGCGCCGGCGGGAACACGAAGAACGCGGTCGTCGCGAGCGAGTACGCGAACGAACCGCTCGAAGGCGCGGACGTGGTCGCGGCGACGACGAGCGCGGCCGCGGCGTTCGACCGGAACCGCTTCGACGTCGGCGTCGTGGACGAGGCGACGCAGGCGAGTCGTTCCGCGACCGCCATCGTCCTCGAGTGCGCGCGAAAACTCGTTCTCGCGGGCGACCACAAGCAACTCCCGCCGTACAGCGCGAGCGAACACGACACGGACGCGGACGCCCACGCGTCGCTCTTCGAGTTCCTCCTGGAGCGCTACGGCGACGACCTCGCCGTCCCGCTCCGCGAGCAGTACCGGATGCACGCGGACATCGCGGCGTTCCCCAACGGGGAGTTCTACGACGGCCTCCTCGAGACCACCGACAGGGAGGAGTCGTGGACGATAGGCGACCTCCCGCCGCTCCGCGGTGTGGACGTGACGGGGCCGGAGCGACGGGACGTAGCGGGGAACTCGTACGACAACCCCGCCGAGGCCGACGCCGTGGTCGAGGAAGTCGAACGCCTTCGCGCCAACGGCCTCTCGAGCGAGGGCGTGGGCGTCATCGCCGCGTACACGGGGCAGGTTCGTCTCCTCCGCCAGCGCCTCGGTGACGCCGGGTTCTCCGACGTGACCGTCGACACCATCGACTCCTTCCAGGGCGGCGAGCGCGAGGCCGTCGTCGTCTCCTTCGTCCGGAGCAACGACGAGCACGCGAGCGGGTTCCTCGAACTCCCCAGTGAGGGGCCGCGCCGGCTGAACGTCGCGCTCACCCGCGCCCGCAAACGCCTCGTCCTCGTCGGCGACTGGGAGACGCTCGGAACCGTCGCAACCCATCGAACGCCCGCAGAGAGCTGTGCGGACGTGTACGCCCGCCTCGCCGACCACCTCGGCGTGTGA
- a CDS encoding DUF998 domain-containing protein, whose translation MVRNRSRAIAGGLVLAVGVLLALAFTTAEAFYPGYSTSTQTISALGSDTGTPESRLVFNSAMVVSGLLLAVAAYFLRDVYDSWVVPALAAVTGVVGFAGVGVFPSQTGAPHALAALVSFGGSGVIALAVARAESAAFQYASAVLGVAVLLTLAGFVGLGGGTPLGIGGLERWVAYLGILWAASYGGFLLARE comes from the coding sequence ATGGTTCGAAATCGGTCGCGCGCGATAGCCGGCGGTCTGGTGCTCGCGGTGGGCGTGTTACTGGCGTTGGCGTTCACGACCGCGGAGGCGTTCTATCCGGGGTACAGCACGTCGACGCAGACGATTAGCGCGCTCGGATCGGACACGGGAACCCCCGAGTCGCGGCTGGTGTTCAACAGTGCGATGGTGGTCTCTGGACTGTTGCTGGCGGTCGCGGCGTACTTCCTCCGGGATGTGTACGACTCGTGGGTCGTGCCGGCGCTAGCGGCTGTCACGGGCGTGGTCGGGTTCGCGGGCGTGGGAGTGTTCCCGTCGCAGACGGGCGCGCCGCACGCGCTCGCGGCGCTGGTGTCGTTCGGCGGAAGCGGCGTTATCGCGCTCGCAGTCGCCCGTGCGGAGTCGGCGGCGTTCCAGTACGCCTCCGCGGTGCTCGGCGTCGCCGTCCTTCTCACACTCGCGGGGTTCGTCGGACTCGGCGGCGGCACCCCGCTCGGAATCGGCGGTCTTGAGCGCTGGGTCGCTTACCTGGGGATTCTCTGGGCGGCGAGCTACGGCGGGTTCCTGCTCGCGCGCGAGTAA
- a CDS encoding TrmB family transcriptional regulator encodes MSAFTAAYMLVLIGGIAAADWLVDARELPDETSQGVYGVLVVAAAAFVALTSSGGMPAVVAVVGLLAAFGGWTVLDAYTAFRYEDDDTHAFLRGVDDDGTEAMLRMQTMNAVNQELKNADGPRTPSELADALDMTETRVEPALSYLASKGHAERVEDGYRATPPRWGRLHPVVAFARWLPRRVLAPARRLRV; translated from the coding sequence ATGAGCGCGTTTACTGCCGCATATATGCTCGTATTGATCGGCGGTATCGCCGCGGCGGACTGGCTGGTAGACGCCCGCGAGCTCCCCGACGAGACCTCGCAGGGCGTGTACGGCGTGCTCGTCGTCGCCGCTGCCGCGTTCGTCGCACTCACGAGTTCGGGCGGTATGCCGGCCGTCGTGGCGGTCGTCGGCCTGCTCGCCGCGTTCGGCGGCTGGACCGTCCTCGACGCCTACACCGCGTTCCGGTACGAAGACGACGACACCCACGCGTTCCTCCGCGGCGTGGACGACGACGGCACCGAAGCCATGCTCCGCATGCAGACCATGAACGCGGTCAACCAGGAACTCAAGAACGCCGACGGCCCGCGAACACCCAGTGAACTCGCGGACGCCCTCGACATGACGGAGACCCGCGTCGAACCCGCGCTCTCCTATCTCGCCAGCAAGGGTCACGCCGAACGCGTCGAGGACGGCTACCGCGCCACCCCGCCCCGCTGGGGTCGCCTCCACCCGGTGGTCGCGTTCGCGCGCTGGCTCCCCCGCCGCGTCCTCGCGCCCGCCCGCCGACTCCGGGTCTGA
- a CDS encoding class I SAM-dependent methyltransferase family protein, translating to MEVPCVRVPVAEGEATRQRLADADLVDPDFDIVVEDDTLYIPVTDPDAVPDALGVAVHDAPERRTPTTPADRLGFEPTYERLGDIVIVDEDDPERACRIADAILESDVRAKTVVNRASKVKGETRVRDWDVLAGSETETVHREYGHEFALDITQVYFSPRLATERHRVVEQVDPGENAFDMFAGVGPYAIPLADAGADVVATDINEAAIDYLRENARRNGVDDRVTAHAGDVRDLAAAYEDWANRLVMNLPHSAGEFLDTAVHLAGDDCTIHYYDIQHEDDLYGPGERAIRDAAEPDYDVTVETRHTVRSYAPHEYNVCLDVRLTQD from the coding sequence ATGGAAGTCCCGTGCGTGCGCGTCCCCGTCGCGGAGGGAGAAGCGACCCGCCAGCGGCTCGCGGACGCGGATCTCGTCGACCCCGACTTCGACATCGTCGTCGAGGACGACACCCTCTACATCCCCGTCACCGACCCGGACGCAGTGCCCGACGCCCTCGGAGTGGCAGTGCACGACGCGCCCGAGCGCCGGACGCCGACGACGCCCGCCGACCGCCTCGGGTTCGAACCGACGTACGAGCGCCTCGGCGACATCGTCATCGTGGACGAGGACGACCCCGAACGCGCCTGCCGGATTGCGGACGCCATCCTGGAGTCGGACGTGCGCGCGAAGACCGTCGTGAACCGCGCGTCGAAGGTGAAGGGCGAGACGCGGGTTCGCGACTGGGATGTACTCGCCGGGTCGGAGACCGAGACCGTCCACCGCGAGTACGGCCACGAGTTCGCGCTCGACATCACCCAGGTGTACTTCTCGCCGCGCCTCGCCACCGAACGCCACCGCGTCGTCGAGCAGGTCGATCCGGGCGAGAACGCATTCGACATGTTCGCGGGCGTCGGCCCGTACGCGATTCCGCTGGCGGACGCGGGCGCCGACGTCGTCGCCACCGACATCAACGAGGCCGCCATCGACTACCTCCGCGAGAACGCCCGCCGGAACGGCGTCGACGACCGAGTCACCGCCCACGCGGGGGACGTGCGCGACCTCGCCGCCGCGTACGAGGACTGGGCGAACCGCCTCGTGATGAACCTCCCGCACTCAGCCGGGGAGTTCCTCGACACCGCCGTCCACCTCGCGGGCGACGACTGCACCATCCACTACTACGACATCCAGCACGAAGACGACCTGTACGGCCCCGGTGAGCGCGCGATCCGGGACGCCGCGGAACCCGACTACGACGTGACGGTCGAGACCCGGCACACCGTTCGGTCGTACGCGCCCCACGAGTACAACGTCTGCCTCGACGTCCGACTCACCCAGGACTGA
- the dph5 gene encoding diphthine synthase yields MLTFVGLGLYDEESITVEGREAVREADRAFAEFYTSHLVGATVDDLQSYHDTHIEVRDRAGVEQDPGPILDAAESEDAVFLTAGDTMISTTHVDLRLRAHDRGIDTRVIHAPTAESAASSLTGLQNYRFGKATTLPFEWVHGADGVPGSVIDTIEDNRERGLHTLCYLDIKVDNPYREGDDYMTASHAAGLLAEHWNPDALGVVVARAGAPDALVEADTLGALAQRDFGSPLHLLVIPGALHHVEADALTGLAGAPDDVVEERTV; encoded by the coding sequence ATGCTCACGTTCGTCGGTCTCGGGCTCTACGACGAGGAATCGATCACCGTCGAGGGCCGCGAGGCCGTCCGGGAGGCCGACCGCGCGTTCGCGGAGTTCTACACCAGCCACCTCGTCGGCGCGACAGTCGACGACCTCCAATCCTACCACGACACGCATATCGAAGTCCGTGATCGCGCGGGCGTCGAACAGGATCCCGGGCCGATTCTCGACGCCGCCGAGTCCGAGGACGCGGTGTTCCTCACCGCCGGCGATACGATGATTTCGACGACGCACGTCGACCTCCGGTTGCGCGCACACGACCGCGGCATCGACACCCGCGTGATTCACGCGCCCACCGCGGAGTCCGCCGCGTCCTCCCTCACTGGCCTCCAGAACTACCGGTTCGGGAAGGCGACGACGCTGCCGTTCGAGTGGGTGCACGGCGCTGACGGCGTCCCCGGGTCAGTCATCGACACTATCGAGGACAACCGCGAGCGCGGCCTGCACACGCTCTGCTACCTCGATATCAAGGTCGACAACCCGTATCGGGAGGGCGACGACTACATGACCGCGAGCCACGCCGCCGGCCTGCTCGCGGAACACTGGAACCCGGACGCGCTCGGCGTCGTCGTCGCGCGCGCGGGCGCACCGGACGCGCTCGTCGAAGCGGACACCCTCGGCGCGCTCGCCCAGCGGGACTTCGGGAGTCCGCTGCACTTGCTCGTGATTCCCGGCGCCCTCCATCACGTCGAAGCGGACGCGCTCACCGGGCTCGCGGGCGCGCCGGACGACGTGGTCGAAGAACGGACGGTTTAG
- a CDS encoding VOC family protein translates to MSDFVLDHTMIRVSDLEESMDWYQSHLDYEEKGRWDGDGFTIVYLGPEDVHEDGALLELTHNEGEEDYDLGDAWGHIAVRVEDVHDAYYDLMDEGVEDYRRPEDNPGYAFVKDPDGHEIEIVERDHGAKWSLDHTMIRVEDADEHLGFWTRKFEYEHAGRWEADTFANYFLAPEDAAKEAMTVELTYNYDGRSYDLGDAWGHLAVRTSDLHDDWDTLMTREAEDYRDPESCDDMYAFTKDPDGHEIEVLNPDDSPVDRA, encoded by the coding sequence ATGAGCGATTTCGTGCTCGATCACACGATGATTCGCGTCAGCGACCTCGAGGAGTCCATGGACTGGTATCAGTCCCACCTCGACTACGAGGAGAAGGGCCGCTGGGACGGCGACGGCTTCACAATCGTCTACCTCGGGCCCGAGGACGTCCACGAGGACGGCGCGCTCCTCGAACTCACCCACAACGAGGGCGAGGAGGACTACGACCTCGGCGACGCCTGGGGACACATCGCCGTCCGCGTCGAGGACGTCCACGACGCCTACTACGACCTGATGGACGAGGGCGTCGAGGACTATCGCCGGCCCGAGGACAACCCCGGCTACGCGTTCGTGAAAGACCCGGACGGCCACGAGATCGAGATCGTCGAGCGCGACCACGGCGCGAAGTGGAGTCTCGACCACACGATGATTCGCGTCGAGGACGCCGACGAACACCTCGGGTTCTGGACGCGGAAGTTCGAGTACGAGCACGCCGGCCGCTGGGAGGCCGACACGTTCGCGAACTACTTCCTCGCGCCCGAGGACGCCGCGAAGGAGGCGATGACGGTCGAACTCACGTACAACTACGACGGCCGCAGCTACGACCTCGGTGACGCCTGGGGCCACCTCGCCGTGCGCACGAGCGACCTCCACGACGACTGGGACACCCTCATGACCCGGGAGGCCGAGGACTACCGCGACCCCGAGTCCTGCGACGACATGTACGCGTTCACGAAAGACCCGGACGGCCACGAGATCGAAGTGCTGAACCCCGACGACTCGCCCGTCGACCGCGCCTAA
- a CDS encoding GTP-binding protein yields MGLEEEIDELEEEIANTPYNKSTEAHIGRLKSKLADKKEKLEAQQSGSGGGGGYSVKQHGDATVALVGFPSVGKSTLVNALTNADSEVGAYEFTTLDVNPGMLEYRGADIQILDVPGLIEGAAGGRGGGKEVLSVVRSADLIVFVLSAFEIEQYDRLSDELYNTKIRLDQEPPAVRVTRKGKGGIDVNTSGDMDLDHDTVREILREQGFVNADVAIRGNPDVDQLVDGVMDNRVYLPSMVAVNKVDLIEPSYVDTVKEGLRERDIDPEEAVFISAYEEKGLDGFKERMWEELGLIRVYMDKPGRGIDWEEPLVVERGATVDDALHNLGGTLDERFRFARVTGPSAQHDDQQVGRDHVLEDEDVLRVVARR; encoded by the coding sequence ATGGGACTGGAGGAGGAGATCGACGAATTGGAGGAGGAGATCGCTAACACTCCGTACAACAAGTCCACTGAAGCCCACATCGGCCGCCTGAAGTCGAAGCTCGCGGACAAAAAGGAGAAGCTGGAAGCCCAGCAGTCCGGGTCGGGCGGCGGCGGCGGGTACTCCGTGAAGCAGCACGGGGACGCGACGGTGGCGCTCGTCGGTTTCCCCTCGGTCGGAAAGTCCACGCTCGTGAACGCGCTGACGAACGCGGACAGCGAGGTCGGCGCGTACGAGTTCACCACGCTCGACGTGAACCCCGGAATGCTCGAATACCGGGGCGCCGACATCCAGATACTGGACGTGCCGGGTCTCATCGAGGGCGCGGCGGGCGGACGCGGGGGCGGGAAGGAAGTCCTCTCCGTCGTCCGCTCGGCCGACCTCATCGTGTTCGTGCTGTCCGCGTTCGAAATCGAGCAGTACGACCGGCTGTCCGACGAACTCTACAACACCAAGATACGCCTGGATCAGGAACCCCCCGCGGTTCGCGTGACGCGGAAGGGAAAGGGCGGTATCGACGTGAACACGTCCGGCGACATGGATCTCGACCACGACACCGTTCGCGAAATCCTCCGCGAGCAGGGGTTCGTGAACGCGGACGTGGCCATCCGCGGAAACCCGGACGTCGACCAGCTCGTGGACGGCGTGATGGACAACCGCGTCTACCTCCCGTCGATGGTCGCCGTGAACAAGGTCGACCTCATCGAACCGTCCTACGTGGACACGGTGAAAGAGGGGTTGCGGGAGCGCGACATCGACCCGGAGGAGGCCGTGTTCATCAGCGCGTACGAAGAGAAGGGACTGGACGGCTTCAAGGAGCGGATGTGGGAGGAACTCGGCCTCATCCGCGTCTACATGGACAAGCCCGGACGCGGCATCGACTGGGAGGAACCGCTCGTAGTCGAGCGCGGCGCGACCGTGGACGACGCCCTCCACAACCTCGGCGGGACGCTCGACGAGCGCTTCCGGTTCGCGCGCGTCACCGGCCCGAGCGCCCAACACGACGACCAGCAAGTGGGGAGAGACCACGTGCTGGAGGACGAGGACGTGCTCCGCGTCGTCGCCCGGCGATGA
- a CDS encoding 50S ribosomal protein L11 yields the protein MAETIEVLVPGGQANPGPPLGPELGPTPVDVQAVVEEINDQTAAFDGTEVPVTVEYEEDGSFSIEVGVPPTAELIKDEAGFDTGSGEPQEDFVADISIDQLKSIAEQKKPDLLAYDTKNAAKEVAGTCVTLGVTIEGEDARGFKERVDSGEFDDVLAEA from the coding sequence ATGGCTGAGACTATCGAAGTGCTCGTACCCGGCGGTCAGGCCAACCCCGGCCCGCCGCTCGGTCCCGAGCTCGGGCCGACGCCCGTCGACGTGCAGGCAGTCGTCGAAGAAATAAACGACCAGACCGCCGCGTTCGACGGCACGGAAGTTCCCGTCACCGTCGAGTACGAGGAGGACGGCTCCTTCAGCATCGAAGTCGGCGTTCCGCCGACGGCGGAACTCATCAAGGACGAGGCCGGCTTCGACACCGGGAGCGGCGAACCCCAGGAGGACTTCGTCGCCGACATCTCCATCGACCAGCTCAAGAGCATCGCGGAGCAGAAGAAGCCCGACCTCCTCGCGTACGACACGAAGAACGCCGCGAAGGAAGTCGCCGGCACGTGCGTCACCCTCGGCGTCACCATCGAGGGCGAGGACGCGCGCGGCTTCAAGGAGCGCGTCGACTCCGGCGAGTTCGACGACGTGCTCGCGGAAGCGTAG
- a CDS encoding fructosamine kinase family protein — MSEFPTERVEAATDAIVVRLTELSGGEIGRVWRAGLDSGQSVAVKTGPAPLDVEARSLRVLADHGAPVPDVVCATEDVLVLDYVPGEEWTPAIERALGRLVARLHRETADTYGWPEPTWKGRFEQPNPRTDDWPAFFADYRLRPVADAADRHGGIDADTRTRVHALADDSDTLLPEKPTPRLLHGDLWRNNAIPGTDDVRALLDPAPWYGHHEVELAYADWCGVGDSFRKGYEDVLDVDPAFADRCPLYELYFALDHAYHFPSEEDDRWVTDRLDRLGY; from the coding sequence GTGAGCGAGTTTCCCACGGAACGCGTCGAGGCCGCGACCGACGCCATCGTCGTCCGCCTCACCGAACTCTCGGGCGGCGAAATCGGCCGGGTGTGGCGCGCCGGTTTGGACTCCGGGCAGTCCGTCGCGGTGAAGACCGGCCCCGCACCGCTCGACGTCGAAGCGCGAAGCCTCCGCGTGCTCGCTGACCACGGTGCGCCCGTCCCCGACGTCGTCTGCGCAACCGAGGACGTGCTCGTCCTCGACTACGTCCCCGGCGAGGAGTGGACGCCGGCTATCGAGCGAGCGCTCGGCCGCCTGGTCGCCCGTCTTCACCGGGAGACCGCGGACACCTACGGATGGCCCGAACCCACGTGGAAAGGGCGGTTCGAACAGCCGAACCCCCGAACGGACGACTGGCCGGCGTTCTTCGCCGACTACCGCCTCCGCCCAGTCGCGGATGCGGCCGACCGCCACGGGGGAATCGACGCGGACACGCGAACGCGCGTCCACGCACTCGCGGACGACAGCGACACGCTCCTTCCCGAGAAACCCACGCCGCGCCTCCTCCACGGCGACCTCTGGCGGAACAACGCCATCCCCGGCACCGACGACGTGCGCGCCCTCCTCGACCCCGCGCCCTGGTACGGCCACCACGAAGTCGAACTCGCCTACGCGGACTGGTGCGGGGTCGGCGACAGCTTCAGAAAGGGCTACGAGGACGTACTGGACGTCGATCCCGCGTTCGCAGACCGCTGTCCGCTCTACGAACTCTACTTCGCGCTCGACCACGCCTACCACTTCCCGAGCGAGGAAGACGACCGGTGGGTGACGGACAGGCTCGACAGGCTCGGCTACTGA
- a CDS encoding 50S ribosomal protein L1, with amino-acid sequence MADDIDEAVSQALDEAPERNFRETVDLAVNLRDLDLNDPSNRVDESVVLPSGTGQETQIVVFAEGETAVRAEDVADDVLGGDELEDLGDDDDAAKDLAGETDFFVAEASMMQDIGRYLGTVLGPRGKMPTPLQPDDDVVETVNRMKNTVQLRSRDRRTFHTRVGAEDMSPDDIADNIDVIVRRLHATLEKGPLNVDSIYVKTTMGPSVEVA; translated from the coding sequence ATGGCAGATGACATAGACGAGGCAGTCTCTCAAGCACTCGACGAGGCCCCTGAGCGGAACTTCCGCGAGACGGTGGACCTCGCCGTGAACCTGCGAGACCTAGACCTCAACGACCCGTCGAATCGTGTCGACGAGAGCGTCGTGCTGCCGTCGGGAACCGGACAGGAGACACAGATCGTGGTGTTCGCCGAGGGCGAGACCGCCGTTCGCGCAGAGGACGTCGCTGACGACGTGCTCGGCGGGGACGAACTCGAAGACCTCGGGGACGACGATGACGCTGCGAAAGACCTCGCCGGCGAAACCGACTTCTTCGTCGCCGAAGCGTCCATGATGCAGGACATCGGTCGATACCTCGGTACTGTGCTCGGTCCGCGCGGGAAGATGCCGACCCCGCTCCAGCCCGACGACGACGTTGTCGAGACCGTAAACCGCATGAAGAATACCGTGCAGCTTCGCTCGCGAGATCGGCGCACCTTCCACACCCGCGTGGGTGCGGAGGACATGTCGCCGGACGACATCGCGGACAACATCGACGTTATCGTGCGTCGACTGCACGCAACGCTCGAAAAAGGCCCGCTGAACGTGGACTCCATCTACGTGAAGACCACGATGGGGCCGTCCGTCGAGGTGGCCTGA
- a CDS encoding 50S ribosomal protein L10 gives MSAETERTTDHIPEWKREEVDELVELIESYDSIGVVNVAGIPSRQLQDMRRALHGSAELRMSRNTLLVRALDDVDSGLEDLTEYVSDQVGLVGTNDNPFGLYKQLEASKTPAPINAGEVAPNDIVIPEGDTGVDPGPFVGELQQIGADARIQEGSIQVLSDSVVVEEGEVVGNDVANVLSELGIEPKEVGLDLRAVYSEGVLFMPDELAIDVDEYRADIQSAAAAARNLSINAEYPTAQTAPTMLAKAAGEAKSLGIHAAVESPELADDLVAKADAQVRALAAQIDDEEALPEELRGVDVEQSTVEETEDEAEQATEEAESEEGESSEGEDEDDESGAEGLGNMFGD, from the coding sequence ATGTCCGCAGAAACTGAGCGCACCACCGACCACATTCCGGAGTGGAAGCGGGAGGAAGTCGACGAGCTCGTCGAGCTCATCGAGTCCTACGACAGTATCGGCGTCGTGAACGTCGCCGGTATCCCGAGCCGACAGCTCCAGGACATGCGGCGCGCGCTCCACGGGAGCGCCGAACTCCGCATGAGCCGGAACACCCTGCTCGTGCGCGCGCTCGACGACGTGGACAGCGGCCTCGAAGACCTCACCGAGTACGTGAGCGATCAGGTCGGACTCGTCGGAACGAACGACAACCCGTTCGGGCTGTACAAGCAGCTCGAAGCCTCGAAGACTCCCGCGCCCATCAACGCTGGCGAAGTCGCGCCGAACGACATCGTCATCCCCGAGGGCGACACGGGCGTCGACCCGGGGCCGTTCGTCGGCGAACTCCAGCAGATCGGTGCCGACGCGCGGATTCAGGAGGGGTCCATTCAGGTGCTCTCCGACTCCGTGGTCGTGGAGGAAGGCGAGGTCGTCGGTAACGACGTCGCCAACGTCCTCTCCGAGCTCGGTATCGAGCCGAAGGAAGTCGGTCTCGACCTCCGCGCGGTGTACTCCGAGGGTGTGCTGTTCATGCCCGACGAGCTCGCCATCGACGTGGACGAGTACCGCGCGGACATCCAGTCCGCCGCGGCCGCCGCTCGGAACCTCTCCATCAACGCGGAGTACCCGACGGCCCAGACCGCGCCGACGATGCTCGCGAAGGCAGCCGGCGAGGCGAAGAGCCTCGGCATTCACGCGGCCGTCGAGAGCCCCGAACTCGCGGACGACCTCGTCGCGAAGGCGGACGCGCAGGTGCGTGCGCTCGCGGCGCAGATCGACGACGAAGAGGCGCTCCCGGAGGAACTCCGCGGCGTCGACGTCGAGCAGTCCACGGTCGAGGAGACCGAGGACGAAGCAGAACAGGCTACTGAAGAAGCGGAATCCGAGGAAGGCGAGTCCAGCGAGGGCGAGGACGAGGACGACGAGTCCGGCGCCGAAGGTCTCGGAAACATGTTTGGTGACTAA
- the rpl12p gene encoding 50S ribosomal protein P1 has product MEYVYAALILNESGEEINEDNLTSVLESAGVDVEESRVKALVAALEDVDIEEAIETAAAAPAAGGAAAGGSAEGGAEEESEDEAEEAEAEEEDEAEEEDEEASGEGLGDLFG; this is encoded by the coding sequence ATGGAGTACGTTTACGCAGCACTCATCCTGAACGAATCGGGCGAGGAGATCAACGAAGACAACCTCACGTCGGTCCTCGAATCGGCCGGCGTCGACGTCGAGGAATCCCGCGTCAAGGCGCTCGTCGCCGCGCTGGAGGACGTCGACATCGAGGAAGCCATCGAGACGGCTGCCGCAGCGCCCGCCGCGGGCGGCGCGGCCGCCGGTGGCTCCGCTGAGGGCGGCGCTGAAGAAGAATCCGAGGACGAGGCCGAGGAGGCCGAGGCCGAGGAAGAAGACGAAGCCGAAGAAGAGGACGAGGAGGCCAGCGGCGAAGGTCTCGGCGACCTCTTCGGTTAA